CGGACATCCGACAGCGGGCCGACGACGCCGGCGTCTCGGTCGAGACCGCCCTCGAGGACGGCACGCCCCACCAGTCGATCCTCGAGTACGCCGACGAGGAGGGGGTGGACCTGATCGTGATGGGGACCCACGGCCGAAGCGGTCTCGATCGGTACCTCCTGGGGAGCGTCACCGAACGTGTCGTCCGCGGGGCCGACACGCCCGTGTTGACGGTTCGCGTGAACGGCGAGGAGGCGGACTAGCGGTAGCCGAACGTCCGGAGCGCACCCGACCCGGCGGTGACGGCGATCGCCGCCGCGAGCGCGGCGACGAAGAGATACCCTGACGACGTTCGGACGCCGTAGATCGCGGCACCGGCCGCGCCGAACGTCGACACCGCGGCCAGCCAGATAAAACCGATGCCGAGGAGGGCCGTCCGGACGCTGACGATCCCGTCGCGGGGCGGCTCGTCCTCCGGGGGAGATACAGCCTTCGATTCGTCCGGGGTGTCGGGCGGCGATCTCTCGGTCACACCGACGAAAGCGCCCCCGAGCGTATAAATCACTCCGCTCCGGTTCGCGACCCCCAGCTCGAACACTCCGGAGGACACGCCGTTCCCGGGGCGAACCGCACGTTTCTTACCCGGCTGTCGCGTTCCATCGTCCACATGGACGAGACCGTGTTGCTCACCGGGGCCAAGGGATCGGTCGGGACGGCCATCCGCGAGGGGCTCGCCGACGAGTACGAGTGGCGGTACCTGTTTCACAACCCGCCGCCGTTCGACCCCGACCACCCGTACCTCGTCGGCGACGTCACCGACGAGGCCCTCGTCGCCGAGGCCTGCGAGGACGTCGGCGCGGTGGTCCACCTCGCCGGCGACCCCCGCCGCGACGCCCCGTGGGACTCGGTGCTCGAGAACAACATTCACGGCACGAAACTGCTCTACGACGCCGCCGTCGACGCGGGCGTCCCGCGCTTCGTCTTCGCCTCCTCGAACCACGCTGTCGGCCACTTCGAGACCGAGCGCAAACCCGACCTCTACCGGACCGACGACGACTTTCTGCTCGACGGCACCGAGTTGCCCCGCCCCGGCAACCACTACGGGGTTTCGAAGGCCGCCGGCGAGACGATCGGGCGGTACTACCACGACGAGTACGGCATCGACGTCTGCAACGTCCGGATCGGCAACCTCACCCGGGACCACCCGCCGGTCGACTACGAGCGCGGGCAGGCGATGTGGCTCTCCTATCGGGACTGTGCGCACCTCCACGACTGCGCGCTGCGGGCCGACTACGACTACGAGATCGTCTACGGCATCTCCGACAACGACCGCAAATACTACTCCCTCGAACGCGCGAAGGACGTCCTCGGCTACGAACCGCGGGACAACTCCGCGGAGTGGGACGGCGAGAAGCGGGACGCGGCGGGGGAGTGAGAACACACGGAGCGATCGACCGCAGCCGACGACCCGTCCGGGACGTCATTGGTCGTCGAAATAAACCACACACGGACGCCGGAGCGCCTCACTCCACGTTCGATGTCCGGGCTCTTCCTACGCGGGATTGAACCCGAGGACCTCCCCGCAGACGCCGCATTTGTACACCTCGGCCGACCCCTCGACGAAGAGAAACTGATCCAGATCGACTTCGGGAACGTCCGTGACTGTCTCGATATCGTCGTGGGTGACGTCCTCGTTGCAGGTCTCACAGTAGAATGCGTCCTCTGCCATGCCGGACGTACCCCCCGTGTACATACATAGCTTACTGCGGCGTGTGGGACGGCCCCACGACCGCCGGGATGCTATTTCCGCAGGGGCGATCGGTCGACTCGCGGACACCCGATCGACTCGCGAGCGATCGGTCGGCTCACCCTCGAAGCGCCTCGACCGGCGGATCGTTGGCCGCCTTCCAGGCCGGGTACAGCCCGCTCACGACGCTCGCAAAGACGGCGAACCCGAAGCCGTACAGCAGGTACCGCGAGCTCTCCCAGCCGAAGACGAGCACTGCGTCCCCGGCGAGGACCTCGAACAGCACGAGACCGGCCCCGAGCGACAGGACCGCGCCGACGATTCCGCCGATGATCCCGAGGAACGCGGCCTCCGCGAGGATCATCCGGAGCACCTCGCCGCGACGGATGCCGACGGCGCGCAACACGCCGATCTCGCCGCGGCGCTCGATCGTGCTCATCAGCATGATGTTGAGGATCGCGACGCTCGCGACGATAAGCGAGATCAGCCCGATCCCGAGCAGCGCGAGGTTGAGCGTCCCCAAAAAGGAGTTGATATCCGCCTGGACGCTCGCGAAGCTCTGGACGCTCAGTATCTCCTCGTCGTCGTCGTTGAACTCGGCCTCGAGCGTATCGGCGATGGCCGTCGCCGCGTCGCCGTCGTCGGCGACGACCGTCACGGTGTCGTAGTACTCCTGCTCGGAGAGCGCCGACAGCGGGAGGACGAGTTCGTCGCCCCCGGGACCGAACCCGTCGTCGGACTCGATGAACCCCCGGAGTCGATACAGCGTCCCGTCGTACTCGACGGGATCGCCGAGCTCCAGCCCCAACTCCTCGGCCGTGTCAGCGCTCAACAGCGCGCCGGAACGGAGCCGTTCGGGGGCCTCCCCGGCCGACGTCTCGTAGAGCGCGTCGGCCTGGCTCACCCCCGTGACGGAGACGCGGGCGCGCTCGCCGCTCCGCGTGGTGAGCGTCGTCGCGTTGGACTTCTGCGGGACGACGTCGGCGTCGACGACGACGCTCCGGATATCCTCGACCTGATCGTCGGTGACGCCGTCCTGGTCGCTGTCGGCCCCCGAGGAGACGATCACGTCGCTCGTCAGGCTCCCCAGGTCCGTGTTCGCCTGCTGTTGGATCGCCGCCCCCGCCATGCCCAGCGAGACGATGGCGACGACGCCGATGACGATGCCGAGCGTCGCCAGCCCCGTCCGGACGCGGTTGCGGCCGAGGTTCTGCCAGGCGATCTCGACGCTCGGAAAGCGCCGCAGCGGCCGGAAGCTCACGGGCGATCCCCCCCGCGGCTCACGACTGGATCCTCCCGTCGACCAACTCGACGACCCGGTCGGTGTACTCGAGCAGCTGTTCGTCGTGGGTGACGGCGACGATCGCGACGTCCTCCTCCTCTTTCAGTCGGGTGAGTTCCTCGAGGATGGTCCTGCTCGTGTCCTGATCGAGGTTGCCCGTCGGCTCGTCGGCCAACACCACGTCGGGTTCGTTGATCAGCGAGCGGGCGATTGCGACGCGCTGTTTTTGCCCGCCGGAGAGCTCCTCCGGCGTGTGGTCGAGCCGGTCGCCGAGCCCCACCCGTCCCAGCAGGTCGATCGCCCGGTCGCGCCGGTCGACGGAGGTGTCCCACCGCGAGGGCAACTCGACGTTCTCGATGGCGGTGAGCATCGGCAACAGGTGAAACGCCTGGAAGACGAAGCCGAGCTTCGAGCGACGCTCCTCGGTGAGCTCGTCCCCCGTGAAGTCGGTCACGTCCGTCCCGTCAAGAAAGACGCTGCCCTCGGTCGGCGTATCGAGCAGGCCGATCAGGTTGAGCATCGTGCTCTTTCCCGACCCGGAGGGACCGATGATCGTCACCATCTCGCCGTGACGGGCGTGGAAGTCGACACCCTTCAGCGCCTCGACGACGTTCTGTCCGCTCCGATACCGCTTGACGACGCCGTCGAGCTCGATGACGTTCACCGCCTGCGCCATACATACACACCCGTACCGAGAACTGCGATCGCGCCGAGGCCGACCGCGATCGCCACGATCGGGAGGCCGCCGGCGTTGCCGCCGCTGCCGCTTTCGGCCGCCGGCGTCACCCCGCCGGTCCCCGCGAGTTCGATCCGTTGGGTCGTCTGCACCCGCTCGTTCTCGGCGATGTAGGAAATCTCGACGGGGACGGACGACGCGTTCGGCGGCGTCTCCGCGGTGAGTTCGAACGTCGCGAACTCGCCTTTTTCGACGTCCCCGACAAAGTACCTGCCGGACGGCGACACCGGCCGTACGCCCCCTGTGTCGGGCACCTCGACGAGGACCGATCCGGCGTCGGTGCCGCCGACGTTCGAGGCGTCGCCCTCGAGCGCGACGCCCGTCGCGGTTCGCGTCGTCTCGACGCTCGTGAGCAGCATCTCGCCGAGCACTTCCTCGCGCTCCCGCAGGTCGATCGTGTGGGTCGCGGTGTGAGAGCGGTCGTTCGCCCTGAAGTCGGCTTCGAAGGTGACGCGCTCGTTCGAGACGCTCCGCGTGTCGAAGACGGCCGTCCGGTTCGTCTCGGGGTCCAAATCGAAGACGTACGCCCGGTCGATCACCGTGCCGTTCGCGCTGGCGGCTATTCGCACGTCAGTGAACTCTACGTTGCCGGCGTTCGTCACGTCCAGTCGGGTCGTCCCGTACTGCCCGTCGTCGGCGTCGGCGTCCAGTTGGGCGCGCACCCGCGGCTCCTCG
The genomic region above belongs to Natronomonas moolapensis 8.8.11 and contains:
- a CDS encoding ABC transporter permease, which gives rise to MSFRPLRRFPSVEIAWQNLGRNRVRTGLATLGIVIGVVAIVSLGMAGAAIQQQANTDLGSLTSDVIVSSGADSDQDGVTDDQVEDIRSVVVDADVVPQKSNATTLTTRSGERARVSVTGVSQADALYETSAGEAPERLRSGALLSADTAEELGLELGDPVEYDGTLYRLRGFIESDDGFGPGGDELVLPLSALSEQEYYDTVTVVADDGDAATAIADTLEAEFNDDDEEILSVQSFASVQADINSFLGTLNLALLGIGLISLIVASVAILNIMLMSTIERRGEIGVLRAVGIRRGEVLRMILAEAAFLGIIGGIVGAVLSLGAGLVLFEVLAGDAVLVFGWESSRYLLYGFGFAVFASVVSGLYPAWKAANDPPVEALRG
- a CDS encoding ABC transporter ATP-binding protein; translated protein: MNVIELDGVVKRYRSGQNVVEALKGVDFHARHGEMVTIIGPSGSGKSTMLNLIGLLDTPTEGSVFLDGTDVTDFTGDELTEERRSKLGFVFQAFHLLPMLTAIENVELPSRWDTSVDRRDRAIDLLGRVGLGDRLDHTPEELSGGQKQRVAIARSLINEPDVVLADEPTGNLDQDTSRTILEELTRLKEEEDVAIVAVTHDEQLLEYTDRVVELVDGRIQS
- the azf gene encoding NAD-dependent glucose-6-phosphate dehydrogenase Azf, encoding MDETVLLTGAKGSVGTAIREGLADEYEWRYLFHNPPPFDPDHPYLVGDVTDEALVAEACEDVGAVVHLAGDPRRDAPWDSVLENNIHGTKLLYDAAVDAGVPRFVFASSNHAVGHFETERKPDLYRTDDDFLLDGTELPRPGNHYGVSKAAGETIGRYYHDEYGIDVCNVRIGNLTRDHPPVDYERGQAMWLSYRDCAHLHDCALRADYDYEIVYGISDNDRKYYSLERAKDVLGYEPRDNSAEWDGEKRDAAGE
- a CDS encoding universal stress protein, whose translation is MHDRILLPTDGSRGNSRAVEQAIGLAAQSDARLHVLFVVEDIPYAPEMMDGQVEARLREIGEEAISDIRQRADDAGVSVETALEDGTPHQSILEYADEEGVDLIVMGTHGRSGLDRYLLGSVTERVVRGADTPVLTVRVNGEEAD